A segment of the Gossypium hirsutum isolate 1008001.06 chromosome D10, Gossypium_hirsutum_v2.1, whole genome shotgun sequence genome:
aatacttttttatttatgtttaccACGTGTCAAAATAAAAAGGTTGTCATGTGTTGCCCCATGATTAATTGCTAGTGTCGCATCATCAAAATCTTAACAACGTTTTTACAGAGTTATCAAAGAATGTGATGGAATCTAAGTTCAGATACCAATtagatctaaaataaaatttaaataccagCTAAATACAAGTGAACAAGTTCGAAGACAAACTATAGAGTTAAATAAAAGTATGGCATTATTTAACAATTTCAAGTTTATGTATTGATTAAATCCAAAAAATTGTCACCAACTAAGTGTCcaacttcaaatttcaaaatatacaTTAACCTATCCAATTTTGATGTTCAAGTCTTTGATTGCATGATTCGACTTCCCAAGGCAAATTGGCGGAAACCAGTTTGATagaaaagtttaatttttttttctttcagataaataaaatagttaatttcATAAGTTGTCCCTAAATTATTGGTCACTTTTTAAATTGGTCTGAAAACTTCAAATTGTTCTAATGAAGTTCTCAATCTACTAGTATCCTTTTCAATCAGGTCTTCCCATTAGTCGTCTTGTTAACTTTTTGTTAGATATCAGTTAGTAAATACAACTATAACACTTGTTTGTCTTTCatacttttttcattttttatttttcactttttcattaataaatacatataaattattatttattttataattaattttttaatttataattaattataatatttaattacattaattttataaaaaataattttaatttaaattgtaataaaaacagcttttggaatatttttttgaaagtacaattttttttggaatattttttctttttttcttcattaTTTGTGGAGAATTTTTCTCCTTTAAACTACAAGCAAAAAAAAACAGGCAAATAATTTTCCATGGCtcataaaaatagttaaatatatattttaatatttttttcttcacgtatttattatccttttttttttgtaaacaaaTACAAAAATAGGTTATACATGATATTAgttagtataaattttatttacatttagttatgataaaagtaaataaaatgaaaataaaaaaataaatatgttctTAATTAGGCAATGAAAACAGATGatactttatattaattaatataaatattgtttgcaccaatttaattatgaaaaatagaaataaattaaatgtaaataactttaaaatattttcaaattttattacaaatgaacaatttttttaattactatgacgtttaaaataaattatgctaaaattatttaattttaagttaaaaatatttaataattacattaattttatatgcatttatttatttataaaagagtatagagaaaaaagaataaaatatataaaaagtaagaTGTGTTGCAATCAAATGGCAACTTGCCACCAATATTTAGCATCAGATTTTTAACAATCACTATCAAAAAGATCACTAGAATATTTAAAAAGATAGTATTGGATACATTACTcggtataatgatttatttgatccttcaattttatgaaaaaaattcattttagttctccatttaatttttcattttttagcttttaaacttttttttttcaaatcactccaaaatgaatagaaaaattaatgtCTTTTTAACTTTACTAACATGGCATACACTTTGTCAAGTGGATAAAATGTCaacattgaattattttttaagtttttaaattttgaaaaactcaaaaaattataaaaggtattttcaaaaaattaaaaaagtataaaatatatattttaaatttttttaattttaaaaaattaattaaatatcgaTACGTCACCCACATggcaaaaatattttaatttctctatccttttggagtgatttgacaaaaatacaaattcaaaagTAAAAAGGACGAAAAATAGAAGGTAAGATTAAAATAACTTCCCTCGTAAAATTGGAATGCCAAAAAGTCATTACGTCTTCTAACTTTGCAAGTAGAACTATAAATTTGTCATCTAATAATAGGGTTAATATTTGGTATGCaatacactttttttttattccacaagtatGTTTAAAAAACTATCATAgatctctttttttaaaatattcttttgaaTATTAAACTATAACCCTATATGATACTCCTCgcactaataaaatttaaaaacttaataaatttctctGCTTCATATACTTGATATACATTTATCATCACCTAAACCCTGCTTGTGGAATTTTTAAATTCTACCGACAATGTACTAATTATTTACCCAACACCTGATTGAAATTAATACTAaataaaatcaattcatattgagtttaaaaaaaaaggtaaagcAGAGATAAAGGAAATGGAGATAATGCCtcgtttctaatgaaactagaaaTGCTTGATGTAAAGAAGGCAGCAGTAACACTCTTTACCAAATGTTTTCCTTATGAAAAAGATTACAAACTCACTCCAAATCTGAGACCCCATCAAATTTTCCTCAAATCAATTATTACATCAGATAAGTAACAATCAAATTTGTGGGCAAACTCCCCTAGTTGTTTACCTCTTTTCAGTGCCCATTCGAAGGTCGGAATACGGTATAGCCATTGATGCCACATGCCATATTCGGATACTCTGGGCTGTAGTATGCGTAATTTTCACCATCTGCATTCCTCATGCTGAGTAAAGACAGATCCGAAGTTGCCATTTGCCACCGGTTTGGGACCAGTCCATCAATTTGTTGTCCATTAGCATAATGTAGGGGGCTAGCTTGTGGAATAAACTCCCTATCTGTATCGAAATGGTTGCTGGAGGAACTACTATAACCTTGTTGGAACCCATCATTATGGTAACTCAGCATTCGCTCAAATCTGCACGAGCCACTTGAGGATCCCATACCATCTGACAAGCCCAAATcagaatgaaaaggaaaatgcTGATTTAATAAATATGGCTCATTGCCAAGAGCATGGAAGCCTGCTCCTGCCCTAGCTGCCTTCCCAACATTGTGCTCCTCATCAAGCAACTCATTTATGATGTCAAGATGTGGAAACTCGTCTGCCAAGACACCTTGGGTCTGACGCCCAGATGCACAGGCTGGAAACTCCATTGAGAAGTGTTCCCGGGACCCATTTTGCACAGACCTGTACAAGTCAAGATTTTCAAATTCACCAAGCAAAGTATTAGAGTGCATGCTTCTACTGCTATCCCTCTGAGAATTCTCCATCCAGTGGGGAGCACTCCGAAAGGTTTCCCTAGTTACCAAGCCAAATGGAAGGCCTGATTGGACAGAATTTGGCTCCATCTTCCCAGAACTCTGGGGCATATACAGTGGTGCAGAAACCAAGGCAGGTGGTTGTGAGTATACTAGTGATGGGCTGATGCCTGAGCTAGGGGAGTTGGAATGAGTAAAACCAGCTGAACTAGAAGCAACATTATGGTTACCCATTATGGCATTTCTGTAAGATTGAGGAACATAACCAGCAGCGGGGGATAGGTCAGGGCCCAAGTGGCCAACAGCACTAACTGATCGAGCAAGCAAAGGAGTAGTTTGAACCATAGAAACAACAGGAGTAGTTGGCCTAGTACCAGGAATTAGAGGGGCACTGGAGGGCCTTGACATCACAGGGACTTGTGGGATAGTAGGTTCAGATGGTTTTGGAGTCGCAGACTTCTGAGTCTCAGATTTCAAAATACCAGTTATTTGGACTGATGTACTAGAAGATGCAGGTTGATCACTCTGTTGCAAGCCGTTTGATAATGTCTTCCTAACTGAAATAGAATCTACACTGCCAGCATTCATTTCCTCTGACCTAAGCTGAGCAGGTAGTAGATTTTTTGAAGGGCTTCTTGGAGAGGATGGTCCAGCAGCCGTCTTCTCTTTAGGTCTTTCCAAATCAACTGAATCTTTGGTGCTTGGTTTCTTTAGCGGCAAAACAACTTCTTCCTATTACGTCGAGAAGATAAATGTCAATCATAAATATACAACTGTGAAGTGGCAAGAAGAGGTAAGAACTTAATGAGATGGAACAACAATATACACCACCTTCCTAACAGCATCCTGCTCAGCCCACTTTGTCTGATCTGATGAGGAAACAGCAGCCTCAAACTCAGCTTCACCAGCCTTGCTACTTTCAGTAACATCATTTTGATGCCCTGCATCTACTGCAGGACAAGGAGGCTGATAATCAGATTCTGTAGTCCAACTACTGCCATCACTCAATGTTTTACTTCGCTGGTTCCTTCCTCTACAAATTTGAAGAGCCAGATGAGATAAATACCATGTCATATCATCCAGAAGCATTAAAAGAAACCTAAGCAATACTTTACCTGCTCAGTGATTTTTTATTGTGGTTGTTTGAAAATGAGTTCCCTTTATAGGGACCATTCATTACCACTGACGGTACTGAGTCTGTTGAACATGTTGATGAACTATCATCCATTAGAGATGGGCTCCTCTTATCAGCTACTCCATTCTGTACACATGACAGTCCACTTATTCCACTGGTACAGGCTTCTGTGGGGGGATGGATTTCTGAGGTATCTGTATCCCAGTTAACAGGACTAGCATCTCTGTCTTCGGAGTCAGGCTGAAGAACTTCAGTGGCAGCACCAACAGAATCAGAAACATCACCCAGAACATCAGCCTTTTCGGGCACTGGCTGCTCCTCCACCATCACAGAGGCTTCCTTTTCATCATCGGGGTGGTATTCTTGGTGCTTCCTCTCTGCTGCCACAATAGCCTTGTCCTCCCTCCCCTTCTCTTTGTTTTTCCGATTATTTCGTTTTTGCTTAGCCTGCAGTACACAAGCATTGGAAATGCATCAAATTCAGAACAGAAGGAAAAACTTTAACAAATTTAATctccataaatatatatatgtacatatgtttGTATAGCACACAAACACACTTCAAATTGCTTCCCAAAGTAAATTAGGGAATGCTTCAGATAATCAccagaagaaaaaaaattttgaatgtgaaacaatattttatttcattttgtttgaCAGAGGTGGTCCAAGAAGAGTTCATTCAGGA
Coding sequences within it:
- the LOC107893229 gene encoding TNF receptor-associated factor homolog 1b, encoding MAAVASEETGVGRSVEGISSGQRCQAGEALAEWRSCDQVENGTPSTSPPYWDSDDDDGGPRPSELYGKYTWKIEKFSQINKRELRSNAFEVGGYKWYILIYPQGCDVCNHLSLFLCVANHDKLLPGWSHFAQFTIAVVNKDPKKSKYSDTLHRFWKKEHDWGWKKFMELSKVYDGFIESDTLVIKAQVQVIREKADRPFRCLDCQYRRELVRVYLTNVEQICRRFLDERQQKLGKLIEDKASWSSFCAFWLGIDQNARRRMSREKTEVILKIVVKHFFIEKEVTSTLVMDSLYSGLKALEGQSKGKKAKSKLLDAEKMPAPIVHMEKDMFLLVDDVLLLLKRAALEPLPPKDEKGPQNRTKDGNSGEDFNKDSIERDERRLTELGRRTVEIFVLSHIFSNKIEVAYQEAVALKRQEELIREEAAWLAESEQKAKRGASEKEKKSKKKQAKQKRNNRKNKEKGREDKAIVAAERKHQEYHPDDEKEASVMVEEQPVPEKADVLGDVSDSVGAATEVLQPDSEDRDASPVNWDTDTSEIHPPTEACTSGISGLSCVQNGVADKRSPSLMDDSSSTCSTDSVPSVVMNGPYKGNSFSNNHNKKSLSRGRNQRSKTLSDGSSWTTESDYQPPCPAVDAGHQNDVTESSKAGEAEFEAAVSSSDQTKWAEQDAVRKEEVVLPLKKPSTKDSVDLERPKEKTAAGPSSPRSPSKNLLPAQLRSEEMNAGSVDSISVRKTLSNGLQQSDQPASSSTSVQITGILKSETQKSATPKPSEPTIPQVPVMSRPSSAPLIPGTRPTTPVVSMVQTTPLLARSVSAVGHLGPDLSPAAGYVPQSYRNAIMGNHNVASSSAGFTHSNSPSSGISPSLVYSQPPALVSAPLYMPQSSGKMEPNSVQSGLPFGLVTRETFRSAPHWMENSQRDSSRSMHSNTLLGEFENLDLYRSVQNGSREHFSMEFPACASGRQTQGVLADEFPHLDIINELLDEEHNVGKAARAGAGFHALGNEPYLLNQHFPFHSDLGLSDGMGSSSGSCRFERMLSYHNDGFQQGYSSSSSNHFDTDREFIPQASPLHYANGQQIDGLVPNRWQMATSDLSLLSMRNADGENYAYYSPEYPNMACGINGYTVFRPSNGH